GGTTGTTTCAGGTATTATAAAATCAGTAGAGCCTAAAGGGGCTATAGTTACACTTGCTCCAGAAGTTGATGCTTATTTAAGATCATCAGAAATATCTTCTGGTAAAGTTGAGGATGCAACTAGTATTCTCAAAGCAGGTAATAATGTTGATGCTATGATTTTAAATATAGACAAGAAGGCTAGATCAATTCAATTATCAGTTAAGGCGCGTGATGTTGTAGAAACAGTAGACACAATACAACGCATGTCTGATGCTAGTGCTTCTTCAGGAACAACAAATCTTGGAGCTTTGCTAAAGGAAAAATTAGATCAACAGCGTAATGATGGTTAGTTAATGTGACTAGATTAGATTTAATTGATAACTTAGTATCTAAATATCCTGATTTGTCGTTAAAGGATGTTGAACATCTGGTTAAAACAATTCTTTCTTCGCTAGAAGATGCTATGAAGTTAGGCAAAAGAATAGAAGTGCGTGGATTTGGAAGTTTTTCAATTGTAACAAGACATTCTAGAATTGCTCGTAATCCAAAATCTGGAAGTCTTGTTTTATTGAAAGAAAGAAAAGTACCAATTTTCAAAGCTGGAAAAGAATTGAAAGATAGAATTAAGTTATCAAAATAATATAATTCTGTATAAAATAAAGTTTTAAATAAAAACATAGAATATTTTAAATAATTCTATGTTTTTATTTTTTGATATATAAATTATTTGCATGTTTTATTTTTACTTAAACCGGTAAAAATTTATCAATGATAGTTCTAAATATTTTTATCGATTTCATCATATAATACAATTTGTCTAGAATTTTGATTTCTAACTATAGGCTTTTTATGAAGACTATGTATGTGACTCATCCTAGTAGTTTAAAGCATGAAATGGGTTGTTTTCATCCAGATTCTCCAGAGAGAATATATGCTATATCTGATCAAATGCTAGCAAGTGGTTTAATGTCTTTTGTAAAACAAGGTTATTCTTTTAAAGCATTAAAAAAAGATATATTAAGAGTTCATTCTCCTATTTATTTAGATTATCTATATAAAAACATTCCAACTGATGGTGAATATTATTATATAGATAACGATACCATAATGAATTCTTATACATTTGAATCTGCATTATATGCTGCTGGTTCTGGTATGTTTGCTATAGATGCTATATTTAGTAATAGTGTAAAAAACGCTTTTTGTGCGATAAGGCCTCCTGGTCATCATGCAAATCATGACAATGCTATGGGTTCTTGTTTTTTTAATAATGTTGCAATAGCAGCTAAATATGCTTTTGATAAGTACAAGGTAAGTAGATTAGCAATTGTGGATTTTGATGCTCATCATGGTAATGGTACTGAAGAAATATTCTATGATGATGATCGTGTTTTGATGTGTAGTTTTTTTCAACATCCATTTTATCCTTATTTAGGAAAACATTCTTTAAAAAAAAATAATATGTGTAATTTGCCAGTAAATGCTTATGCAAAAAGCAGTAGAATTAGAGATATTGTTAATAATCATTGGGTTCCAGCTATACATAAACATAAACCTGAAGTGATATTAATTTCTGCTGGTTTTGATGCTCATAAAGAAGATGATATGAGTCAAATTTGTTTAACAGAATATGATTATGCTTGGATAACTAATATTATTGTTGAGTTATCTGAAC
The sequence above is drawn from the Candidatus Kinetoplastibacterium crithidii (ex Angomonas deanei ATCC 30255) genome and encodes:
- a CDS encoding HU family DNA-binding protein, with product MTRLDLIDNLVSKYPDLSLKDVEHLVKTILSSLEDAMKLGKRIEVRGFGSFSIVTRHSRIARNPKSGSLVLLKERKVPIFKAGKELKDRIKLSK
- a CDS encoding histone deacetylase family protein; the protein is MKTMYVTHPSSLKHEMGCFHPDSPERIYAISDQMLASGLMSFVKQGYSFKALKKDILRVHSPIYLDYLYKNIPTDGEYYYIDNDTIMNSYTFESALYAAGSGMFAIDAIFSNSVKNAFCAIRPPGHHANHDNAMGSCFFNNVAIAAKYAFDKYKVSRLAIVDFDAHHGNGTEEIFYDDDRVLMCSFFQHPFYPYLGKHSLKKNNMCNLPVNAYAKSSRIRDIVNNHWVPAIHKHKPEVILISAGFDAHKEDDMSQICLTEYDYAWITNIIVELSEQYANGRIVSILEGGYNLSSLSRSVVLHIRALANI